In Aythya fuligula isolate bAytFul2 chromosome 21, bAytFul2.pri, whole genome shotgun sequence, the DNA window AGGACGCACCCTCACAGGGCTTTCCTGACAGAAACTCGCCCCGgcctttcccttctgcagagctgcctcagCACATCCCTTGGCGGCGCTGCTCCGCTGCTCCCCGAGTGCCACCTCGCGggctcctcttctcctcctcttcctcttcctcctcctcctcctcctcctccggagGCAGGGAGCGGGGATGTCCCGCAAGCAGGCGGCCAGGGCCCGGCCCTCCGGCCGCAGGAGAGCCCCGAGCCCCTCGGCGGGCGGAGGCGGCCTCGCCAGGCAGCTCCGAGCCCTCGGCCTCAAGCTGCGGGAGGTGCCGGGCGATGGGTGAGTGCCGGGGCCGGCCTTGGGTCCCCGACCCCAGGGGGGATCGCTCCTTGCTCGTCCCGAATCCCCCAAAGGCTGTGAGGGGTTCGTGGGTCCCCCCCCGCCTGGCACCCGCTGCGCCCAATCTCGTctcctgctgcccaggctgtgttttttccacttgtaCACAAAGGTCATTGGTTTAATGTTGCTCTCTGTAGAGCAGCACTTCAGAAACGCTAACATTTAGTTTCTCTCCCCTTAGCAATTGTTTGTTCCGGGCCCTTGGTGACCAGCTTGAGGGACACTCCCGAAACCACCTCAGACATCGCCAGGAGACGGTGGACTACATGGTAAAGCAGCGGGAGGAGTTCGAGCCCTTTGTGGAAGATGATGTGCCCTTTGACAAACACGGTACAGACTCTGCAGGCACTAATAGAAGGGGTTGTTCCAAAATGAGGTTACATCTCCTTTGAGTACCTCTCCACTAAACCGTTTCTCATCCCTGAGCTATGCTGTGGCCACTCTCTAGATTTTAGAAACAGCAGTGAGTTTGCCTTTCTCTTTGTTATCTTTCTGTAGAAAGATGAGCTATTAAACTTCTCCTGGAACTTGTTTGAATTTAGGAAGAactcagagaaggaaagaaaaagaaagtctaGAAGTAATAATTTGGTGTTTTCAAAAGGAACTTGAGAAACTGAAGTTTTCTCAAAACTTCAAGTGTTCAAGGGTGAGCAGTGGGTGTTGCGTGGCtgatttccttgtatttctttttctccttgacGCTTGTTTTTTCGTAGTGTTAACCCAGGGGAAGATGGAAAGCAGAGACCAGCGCAGCCTTTGTTCTAACAGCTTTGGGTATGTGCCAGCTGACATGCAGGTGCTGCATGAAAGTAGCCTGGTCGTTCAGCACATGGCACCTACCTTCAGAGCTTTACACAGAACTGATGGCTTTGCATAATGAAAGGGTGTACTGTGCTTTTGGAGGTTTATGTGGCCATTTAAGACTTAGTAACCTCCGTTGCTACCAGATTGTTGCCTCTACGGTTACCATTTAATAGCTGggatttcctttccaaaatttCTTGGGCCCTTGTTGAAATTTATTTACTTGCTAAACGTCCGGTGCTTTTTGAAGTCTCAGAAACCAGTTCTTCATCTCTTctgaatgtttgttttcctttagttACCAACTTGGCAAAGCCGGGTACCTTTGCTGGCAACGATGCTATTGTGGCCTTTGCAAGGAACAATCAAATGAATGTGGTTATTCATCAGCTTAATGCTCCACTGTGGCAGGTGAGAAACAAAACTTCCATATTTTGGCCTAATTTTCAGCTGATGGATACAAACAGTGTTGAAACTTCCTGATCtgttcacagaaaacaaatacagtggTTGGCAGCCATAGTTAGCTTGGCGCTTGCTTTTTGAGCGTTGAAGGAAACCTCAAGTTCTCTGTGGGATTTGGAATGAGGAGTTGGTGGTTCTGACAACTGGAAAAATGAGGTTCTAGACTgggcaggagagggaaaaaaaggttttaaaatcttaaagtGGTGTTTAATCAGCTTCTGGAAAAGACTGTGCACTGTGGATTCCTCTTGCAGCTGGGGACAGGAAGAAGTAATTCATTGGgtctctcctgctttcttttttattgttgttttcctgtGGCAGATCCACACTGGCATGGGTCCGTACTTGATCTCTGCCTGTTCATCAAGCAAGTGAGAGCCTACATCCAAGCCAGGATTGtttcttgacatttttaatGAGGGTAGTAGAGGGTTTAAGTGCTAAGCTGAATTCACAGAGTACCAATGAAGTATGTAGGTGAAACAGggcagtaaagaaaaaagaccagGTAAAAGCTGTAGGTCGTGTCTTTGGAAACATTTGAAACAGTGTTAGATGGATTCTGAACCCAAATAAGTTTAAACCTGTATCTATGTGGCAGCAATGTGCAGTAAGACAGCTCAcctatgtataaaaaaaaaaataatcaactgcTTGACCTGCGAGAGAGAACAGAGGTAATGGAGGTAATGACCCTGCAGGAGAGGTCATGGAGGTGCTGTTCatgtgttgttgctgttttgaaCCAAATACTCACCTCAGTGCACTGAACTCTTATCGAACTTTTTGCACATCCTCTCAAAAAACTCAACCTCCTTTTTCCCATTCATTGACCTTTCCTGGGCTGTAAATACCACGTTTGTGATGAGGTTCCATTTTGTGTGCCCGAGTGGAGTTTTGTTAGTGAGGGTGCGTCATGAAAATGGCATAAGTAGAGAGAGCTGTCAATAATTGTAATGTACGGAGTCCCCTGCCCACACAGAGGGGATCACAACATGGGGACAGACTTACCAAGTTGCTAATTTTCCATATtctacatccttttttttttttcttttttttttttttttttggaacccCTTTGGAAAGACAAGATTACAAAGAGAGCACTTCCAGAGAAGCAGACCAGCAAGATGCTTTAAGCAGATGGTGTGAATCTCTCTGTTGGTCTCAACTCTAAAGCAGATGGTGCATTATCCTTTAACTTTAAGAGAGCCACTGGCATGTGCTGAAGCTAAGGTGGAGAAATGTGAGCAGGAGAAGTGTTCGGGACCTCCAGCTGTTTCTCAGACTGTTGGAGCTGGGCATTTCTATGCTGACTTCTTAAGGCTTTAAGCAccctttacctttttttttttttttttttttttttttgatagtgaCCGCAAATATAGAGATAGAAGTTAGCACAGATGTATAAGTTATTTTGTTGGCTTTTGGGGTTAGTATTCaccttttccctgtgtttttgctttttttttttttaactgcaactACGTTTTACTTACaatttcagtgtattttggAAAGAGCACACAAAAAGAAGCTTCGGTTTCTTTGTCAGTAGTTGCCAACTTTCAGAATCTTTCAAGAGCTTCAGCATTTGTTAGATACCTATTCTGACTctggcaaatgaaaaatattgatgACAGATCTTACTGAAATCCAACGCAGCGAACAGCTTAATAAGATAAAAGGCAGGAGTTAAGTATAACCAGGCACTGAGTTGGAATTTACAGGTGAGCAAGTGTAAAATAGATGAATGAAGAATATCTATTGTGAAATCTGAAGTTGTTAATGTAACTCAGAGTGCAGACGTAGTCGAAAGGTGACTTGGTGTAAATTCTATAAGTTGGGAAAAGATGTAAAAGGATTGGGAAACTCTGGAGCCCTAAAgcaaacttttttgttgtttgcttacTGTCATCTTCTCCAGCAAGGGTGTCAGATCTTTGAACTCTGGCTCGACAGGTAAGCAAAGGAGATTTGCAGGTGTGTAATTTTCTGCATTCCTTGCAGGAGTTGAAATGCTGCTGGCTTTTAGCTAATAGCTTGAGACCCTTATGATCGGGGTAGGAATTGTTCTTGCATCAGTATAGATAATACCACAGCGAGAATTCTCTTACAGAAGCCACTGTAATTGATGCTGACAAAGCAAAGGAACATCTGTGCTCCTGAGTGGAGTTAATAAATTTTCATGGTTTGGCTTTATTggtctttcttttaaaagcaaaaaatgtcaGCTTCGAATGTGAATCATTAAAACACCGTCTTGTCACAACAGCAGAACAAAGCTTACTCTGGGTGAGGGTTTCCACTGTGGTCCTGATGTGACCAGACTCATGTTCCTCatatttgaggggaaaaaggcATCGTTTATTGAATGGAGGCTGTTGCTGAAAATGGGGCTGGAAGAGATGATCAGAAAATTGTAGAAAACTTAGGAAATCGCTTTGAGCTTAGCCCTGAAGTATTTTCATatcatgttttgtttgtaatgATGTAACTTCTGTGAACTGACCCCGTGCTGTTTATCTTATCCTTGAGACAGAAGTTCTGTTGATACTGTAGGCACATCTGGATTGTTAGGTCAACACTTCCTGTGTAAAGATACTCCAGTAGCTATGTACTTTGCTTCCTAGCACAGTGTTTCTCAttgcttcaaaaaataatactaagaAAAATCCGATGCTGAAGTTAAGGCCAAATCCTCATTTGTGGTCTGCTTGGTTCAATTAGATTCGAGGCACAGACAAAAACAACGCGAGGGAGCTGCACATTGCATATCGGTATGGAGAGCACTATGACAGCGTGAGGAGAATCAACGATGACTCAGAAGCTCCAGCATATCTTCAGATGGAGGTTGGTTACGACAGAATGACCTGAGATGGCTGTGGGGATAAATAACAGCTGACTGTTACTGGTTGATTTGCTTTCTCACTTGCATTGCGATCGAGAGAAGAATTTGGTCCCTGTCTCATGTGGGGATAGAAAAATTCCTAACGTGATTGTAATTAGTACTGCCTGATCTCTTGAGACCATATGTGAAGTGCTTAAATTACTGGGCTGGAAATCAGCCTTGAATGTGATGCAGTGATACGGGCTGTAGAAGTCTTGAAACAACCCCATCTAAATTACGTACTCATCACctcaaatgcaaaaacaaatggGAGGGAGGAAACGGATGGAAAGGCAACGGCCGGATACAATAATTCTCTTGATATCTCACTTTTTCCTGTTAAGGAATAAGCTGTGCTGTCTTCAGAGTTCTATGCACACATTTCTATGATGTGTGATATTGTAAGAAAATGaatacttcatttaaaaagccAGTGATTGTTGGTGTACATGATCTCGTACTATGAGAGTTTGCTTGACAGTGTATGAATTGTGGGAAATGGTTCCAGAGCAAACAGACGTTACACAATATCCAGGACTCTTTGATACAGGATGTTTCTGAGAAATTTGTGCCAAAATTAAATCTATGTTAatggcagatttttttaaaaattgtgtaTGATGAAATAACTGTACACTTTACTTTTCCTTTAGATGCTTTCCAAAAGTGAGGCAAATGAGGAGGAAATGAAGCCAGAGAAGAGTGGCTCTGAAGATGAGACTGAAGTTGAAAAGGAAGCTGCTATACAAAAAGTGTGCAGTGCAACTGGATGTTCAGTAAGTATTGAGTACCCTTTCTTCCTTAAGAAAAATTCCAGAGAGTGTTTGTCCTGGACAATTTAATTACTACAGTCACAAATTGGAATGCATTTTGTCCTAGACTCAAATGCATACTGTGTGTGAATACTGAACAGTTTTGTAAGGTTTGTCTTGCAGTCTCTCAAGaaaatttactttgaaattttaaagagtTTGTTTCACAAACTGTCTAGTCATTCAGGATGTTTGGTTTTAGCTGTGGTCACTAGATAACCTGTGTGGTTACTGCAGGTTGTACTGTGCAAATGCAGAGAATGGAAAGGATCAAGAGTGAAACAGTTATACTGAAATAGTATAGTCCTTTTTCCTGGGATCTTTGagattttgaagtttttttccctcactttcTTGAGAAATGGAGTATGGGCTGATTGGAGGTCATGAAAGCAGACAGCAGCCCCCTCCTAGTGGTGCAAATGGTTGCCGAAGAGGTGTCTGTATGTCACTGGTTGGAACTCTCTTTAACGTTATCTTTCTCTTGGACAGGACATTGAGTTAGTAAGCCAGGTTCTGAAAGTGGAAGACTACAACGTAGATTCTGCAATATTTGCCATCCTTCAAGTGAAGGAAATGGAAGGAATTGGTAAGTACATGGACTTTGTCACTTGCTAACTTCAGACAACATTCTTCTGAGGCATCGTTCACTGTAAACAGCAGTTCAACAGGGACAGTAGCAGTGGAAGCTTCCTgttggctgtgctgctgcctcagccTTTCTGTGTTCGGGAAGGTTATGAGGGCAGATTTTGTGCACCTGTGGAGCCTTTCAGTAACAGTGCCTGTTGTGAGACTGACCTGGCACTGTTGAAGGCACTGAGCTAAGTTCGTATGAGCCACTGAGCATACCATATCCTAATTgatctgttttgcatttgttctgCTCTACAGTCTTGAAAACTCCATGTAAGCTTAGTAATCCCTGGAGCCGTTCTGCGGCCTCCTCACCAGATAACTCAGGTTTACCAGTATCTCAGAGCATGTTCCATCCTAGATCTGTTCTCTGGAGAACCTGAAGTACAGGTGTAGCCTAGTTCTTGAGCACTAGAGTCCCTGGCTTTTCCCTTGGTTGCCTGTGACATAGGGTCCTCTCTGTGAAGTTACAAGCAGACATTACTAGACCTTTACACTGAAGTTCTGTAAAATAACAGCATGCCACTGGATTAGTGTGGAGTGTCCCCTTTCCACATTCCAGCAGATGAAGAATATGTTGTCCTATGTGAGCAGACAGAAGAGGCTACTGAACTTTGTCTTTTTCCCTACTCAATCcagcttccaaaaaaaacagTTCCAGAAAGCCTGGAAGAAGGAATTGGCTGACACAGAGACAGCTTCTGTGTATAGAGTGTCTGAGAAAAAACTCTGTTGTTGGTAGGTGCTGAGGAGCAGCGCGATCCTCAGAGCAAAGGTCAGAAATCATGCACCTCAGCCCTGTGGGAAGATAACAGAAGTGGTTCAAGAATCTTTGGAAATCAGAGTTCGCATCAAGATGAAATAGAAAACCACAAAGGACTGGCTAAATCTAGTGAAAATAGTCGATCCAGCAAAAACCCAAAGGTATGTGAAGGGTCGTTTGACAGTGATATGTGGACATCCTTTAAAGATTAGAGCAGTTCTTAACCAGCAATTGTTCTCTTGTTTGAAGTAAAAAGTGCTTCCACTTACTGGATTTTGTAGCTGCTACAGTTGTGACTTTCCTCCAAGTCAAGTGTTTATTAGTGACGTACAGCACTTTTTCTAAAGTGCACAAAGTTCAGATAGTCTGGAATAAAAATTTTCTGGCAGCTGCTTTGGTATCTGCTTGTCTCCCTTCCAGTGTGCTATTTTTCCCCAGCTGGGCAGTAAATGGCTGTTTtcaactttgttttcattcttcccttttcaggtatcaaaaaaacaaaagaaggaacAGCAACggctggagaaaaagaagagacagGAAGAAAGGCACCGACAAAAGGTCTTGGCCAACAAAAGTAACTGTGCAGATAGCAACAGGAGAGAGACGGACTCGGATAACCAGATCACCTTGGTGAAGGCCATGACAGCTCTAAACATATGACTGATTGTTCTGAGCATTctggagagaaaagcaaaggaaactgATCGAGACAAAACTCCTCTTAAGCAAATTTCCAAGCACCCGCTGTCATCTGGAAAtcaatttctgcagaaatctcTGAGCACATAAGAACTTTGTTTCTTCAATTGCAGGGCAGTTACTCAATAATTCTACGTCAACTTGTGCGAGAGAAGAGAGCTTTAAACTTAACAAATAAGTagaggtttatttttgttcttatggAGTTAGGTTAAGGTGAGAACCTTTTCCTCACACAGCAATGCCAGACTTGCTTTGAGATCTCTTGATATGCTTAGATTTGTTATAGCAACTTTGTGCTTAGTTATGCTTAGAGGAGATTTATTTTACCTTACTGTCAGGGAAAGCGTTAACAGTTCTCAACTCAggaacacacttttttttttttctatttaaatttgaaaagcaaGGGAACAGAGGAACAGAATCCTTCCGAAAACTAAATGTTAGCCAACACTATCAAACATaatattcctgttttctttctcatccaAGAGAATTAAACAAGTGGGCTCCTGGGACTGCAGAGCCATTTCTTCTGATCTATAAAGTCTACTGAGGTAGCAATATGATACACTATAAGCAGGCATGGGATTTCTGCCGAGTGCTGTTACTCGAACATCTGGAATCTCATCTCCTTTGCCATACTTTGGAGCTGTAGGGCCACTGCAGAGCTTTAGTCCAAGCCAGGAACTTGATAGTTGTTAGTCTCTAAATGAAATTTGTATAGCCAATGGATCAAGAGTTCTGGGAACAAGCTTCCAAGCAGCAGTGATCACTGGGATCCCTGCCTGCTTCACTCTTCATAAATCAAGCTTTTTCCAGAATAGGATTTTCATCTTAAATTCCTCTCGCATATGCTCACCAGGTACTGTGGAATGTATAGCTTGAACGCTGTGGTACTTTTATAGGGAATTTAGACTGAAGTGTAAGGACTGCAGGATTTGGCCCTAGGTTTGTGGCTTGCAGTATTTCAGCCTCACTCAGGTTTTGGACTTGTATCAAGCACTAAGCTTTAAGAAACCATGTGCACTTACACACAGTAAACAACAGGAGGCACTTCATCAGCCAGGGCAgagatgaaatacatttttacaaagTAAGGAacattgttgtttttcttcagtacaTTGTTTGAAGCTTCCAAATCGATCTGGAAATGTAAATGCCTTTTTTGACTGAAATGCCAAAACCTGAGGTAGTATTTCTTCATATGCTCTGCTACTGCTCTTAATAGAGCATttgaacaacaaaaaggaaggagCTGTACTTTAAATACTGATGGTGTAGGCAAACAGGCTTGAATGCTTGTTAAAAAGTTACTTTGGTTCCTGTAAAGAGCttggcagaaataaaaagaaatataaaacagcTCTTATGCTTTATGGAGGGACAGTGTCTGGGAAGTGAAGAAGCATTTTACGTGCTGCTGTAAGTGCCTGTGGTAGGCATTAGAAATTACTGCAGAGGGAAATCTGAATAGTATTTGGTAGGTAGGAGAACATGGATGAGCCTtgaattttcagtgttgtttcaAAATCAGTAAAATCCATTTTATGCTAACCATTAGATGACCTGTTAGCAATGGTACTTCTGGAATTCTCTTTCCCACCTGACTTTTACAAAAGTGGAAAGAATGGAAAGCTTCAGTGGGACAAAGTGCAAGTCACTTCACTGGTGTGATGAGACTGGAAGGCAGCAGGCATGTCAAGGTAGTTCACGTAAATGTATCACCTTTGTTTTACCCAGCCGTGGAGggatgtttttggttttttttggttatttacCACCAGTCTTGCCTCATCTGCAATATTTGAACAGCAAAGAAAGTCATCCATGATATCCACATGTGCAGCAGCATTCTGGAAGgtgccttcattttctgttgggTTCTGCTGAAACTACACAAgagttttctttccctttccttttttaaatgcTCAGTGGGGCATATGCTTCTGTTACCAAACCAAATCCCCAGTTTTGGGTATTGAGTGCAATAAAGGTTTTAAAGAACGTAGAATAATCCTAGAATCATTAATGTTGGAGAAGccctccaaggtcatctggtccagccatctccctaccaccaatgtcagCCAccaaaccctgtccccaagcaccacgtccaacctttccttaaacacccccagggacggtgactccaccacctccctgggctaCCCATTCCAGtgtctgactgctctttctgagcagaaatgtctcctcatttccaacctgaacctcccctggcacaacttgaggccattccctctggtcctatcactggttacctgtgagaagaggccaacccctaggtccccacaccttcctttcaggcagttgcagagagcaataaggtcccccctgaacctcctcttctccaaaccaaccaggatgccgttggccttcttggccacctgggcacgctgctggctcaaaTTCAGGTGAGCAtcgaccaacacccccaggtccctttccctgcacagctttccagccactctgcccccagcctgcaTGGTGTTGCTGTGCCCCAAATGCAGGACCCGGCCCttggccatgttgaacctcatcccatggcctctgcccatcgacccatcctgcccaggtccctctgcaccCAATCTGGGTGAATGGTGTTTTGGGGGAAGTGTGggttaaaagcaaaacttccagattattttaatgcatCTGCATCTCTTCATTTTGTTAATAGGCAGGAAAGGTTGGGCGTTGAGTAGTTGTGACCAGAACCATTTCTGTGGATGCACTCTGGCTACTGAGGCACACGCTCACCTGTCAGCTTTCGTGATGTTTGGAAACTTTGACAAAGGTGGGCAAATTGGGTCATTCTTTATACAATCTTATTAAGGCGATGTGTGCACGTgtcactgtgtgtgtgtggctgagCCTtgctggtgcctggagcacagcCTGTTTGCACACACAAACCTTAGAGGGCAGCATTGACTTAATCAGCTCTATCCCAGCTCATTTCTctctcatctttcctttttgatataaatatttgGTTCATATTTCTGACTGAGGAGAAGCTTAGGTATAACTTGAAGAAACCCACTCTCTAACAGTGGAAAGCCATTGAGTGACCCAGTGaccctaggaaaaaaatatatatattaaaataacaaccTTGTagaaaaactattaaaattatAACCTTGTAGAATCCCAGaaccatctaggttggaaaagaccttcgaGATCAAATCTAACCATCAGCCTGACCCACCAAGTCCCACCACCAAACTGTGTCCCATAGTGCCCCTACAGAGTTCTGCACCCCACAGAGGGTGCAACCCCACAGACGGGTGCCAAACTGAGCACAGTCTTTGAGGCCAAAGGCAGCACGGAGGCACTTCCACCTCCCAGGTGTGATGAGCAGCTCTTCATTAGGGCTAATTGCTGCTGCCATGCACCTCCTGGGGGACCTGCCTCATTCCAGAACCCTGTGAGGACCTACTCAAAAATGGGGGTGCAAGAAGAAGCCACCCCGAAACCCCTGtgatgctggaggagctgctggcagtgccctAGTAAGTACTAATTGCTTAAGGAGTCAATTTGTGAGCAGGATGGGGCCAGTTTGCACCCGTGGTCTGGTCGCCCTGGGGTGCTGGACCCATCAGGTCTCTGGGGAGAGCTACAGGTTTCCCACCCACCCAGGCACTGAGCcttgaaacaagaaaacacattagATGCATTtagaaattgtctttgaaacttatttttatttgaagaaatctttttttttttttttttttttttccatgatgtaTTGAGTTACAAGGAGTGGGTGGGCTTTCCTTGCGCGCAGGTTCAGGGTCTGGCCTCCAAATGACATTTTGGTGCAGCCGGGGCCAGAGCTGTGCCTTACTCCATCTCACTGCAGGAGAAGAAATCAATTTAGAGCATTTCCATTTGATTTCAAGGCTAGCTTCTGTAGCAGCTGGGACTTGAGCCCTTGCACCGAAGGTTCGAGTAATTGCTGTAGCGTTTGTTGTAGGTCCTGAGGGTCCTCTTGAAgcactctgctgctgccttgtcaCACTCACAGGCTATTTTTTCGCAGGTAGTCCCAGCTccttggaggggggggggagaaaaaggagcaaGAGTTGGAGGTTATCTTTTGAATCATTCCCACTGGCATACGTAGCCATCAACTCCGGGTAGTCAGCCCTCCTGCCACCATCCTACCCCGGTGCACAGAGTGGCTACAAACCAAGCATGACCCCAGGGGgagcttttaatttcctttacatCTAGCTCTGTATAGATACTTGTCCTGGTCATGAGGACGTGCTTCTTTTTGatttgccccccccccaaatggCAGTGTTTGTTCTGGGTGGATGGAAGGATGATCAGGAAGTTGGGGTGACAGCACCACGTCCCCGTCCAAGTCAGGTCACTTCAAGTGTTCTGCATCCAGCTTGGTCACATTGTTATCTACCCCCTACAGAAGGGCAACCCCCATCCTTTGGGAGGTCTCCTAGCTCTAAACTTCACCATTATTTGCATTATTCCTGGCACCTTTCCCCTCTTTCCACCCCCTCCAGGTTGATCTAAAGGACACCAAGGAAAAGAGGTTCCCCGAGAGCGTGGCTTTGGCCTCGCGCTGTCTCTTACCGCAGACAATCTGGCTTCCCCGGGTAGAGTATTTGTAACTGACCAGGACAGGATTACAGCCAGGGGATAACAATTTCAACCTGCCGTAGCAGCAGTCGTGGGCATGGCAGCACCTGGTATCACAAAAGGCACCGTGCCATCAGGGGAACAGCGGGGAGATCACTGCAGCGGCTACCACCCGGTGGCTCCTGCAgtgcctgctccagctgcacccTGGTTTGAGCTTTGGGAGGAGAAGAGGGCTGGAAGCATCCTCTCCatctcccccagctcctcactCACCAGTCCGTCGCATCCAGAGGTTGCTTGCCTCCCCCCAAGCCGCAGTAGCAGCCGTAGCCATTGTACGCCAGCGGGTTCTTACCCGTCTTCAGCTTGATCATCTCACCAAACTGAAACGCGTTGCCATCCACGTCCACGGGGACCAGCCCTACGACTGGAGACCTGCTGTTAGGAGCACCAGAACAAAGCCCCCACCCGACCATTCGCCCCAAAACCGCCCGAATTATGGTGGATTTAGGGAAGCTGTTATcaccctgctgcctccaggggGTACTTACGGCAGACGAGGAGCACCAAGAGCTTCATGGCTGGCGGCGAGCAGCTCTGGAGTGGGGTGAGCCTTCGGGTCCTGCACCTTAGGGTGCGCTCAGCTGCACCTCTTATAGCCAACGTGTGCCCGCTCAGCCTGGCTCCTCCTCTGTTGTCTCCACAGCGGGCAAATATTGACAGTCCTCGCCACATCGGTCCCGTTACGTGTGCAAGCTGCTCTCTTCTTTGATGGGGGCCTGCTCGGATGCAAATCCCTTTCTCGGAAAAGTCGGGGCGCCCTTTGATGGGAGGTTTGGGTGGACTGGGATGAGTTGGGTCAAGCCTGTGCACAGCTCTGGGTATCTCAGCGCCCTGAACAAAATGGGAAAACTCGAGGGAAAAGAGCAGCAATATGGTTCCTGGATGGCTGTTAGGTTTTTTGATGTCTTGGTTAGAAAGCTCCATGCTGTGTCTTACTGGTTGCCATAATTACTCACTTGGg includes these proteins:
- the OTUD3 gene encoding OTU domain-containing protein 3, which produces MSRKQAARARPSGRRRAPSPSAGGGGLARQLRALGLKLREVPGDGNCLFRALGDQLEGHSRNHLRHRQETVDYMVKQREEFEPFVEDDVPFDKHVTNLAKPGTFAGNDAIVAFARNNQMNVVIHQLNAPLWQIRGTDKNNARELHIAYRYGEHYDSVRRINDDSEAPAYLQMEMLSKSEANEEEMKPEKSGSEDETEVEKEAAIQKVCSATGCSDIELVSQVLKVEDYNVDSAIFAILQVKEMEGIGAEEQRDPQSKGQKSCTSALWEDNRSGSRIFGNQSSHQDEIENHKGLAKSSENSRSSKNPKVSKKQKKEQQRLEKKKRQEERHRQKVLANKSNCADSNRRETDSDNQITLVKAMTALNI
- the LOC116497738 gene encoding group IIE secretory phospholipase A2-like codes for the protein MVGWGLCSGAPNSRSPVVGLVPVDVDGNAFQFGEMIKLKTGKNPLAYNGYGCYCGLGGGKQPLDATDWCCHAHDCCYGRLKLLSPGCNPVLVSYKYSTRGSQIVCGAGTTCEKIACECDKAAAECFKRTLRTYNKRYSNYSNLRCKGSSPSCYRS